CCGATGGGCATGTATTCGATGAACCGAACATGCAGCCTCCGGTCGAGCGTGAGGCGCGCAAAGTCGGCCACCTCGGCATCGTTCATGCCCCTGACCGGAACCATGTTGATCTTGAGCGGGAAAAATCCGAGTTTCTCCGCCCGATTGATTCCGCGCCATACCCGGTCGTAGTTGTCGCTGCCGGTGATCTTCCGGAACGTGTGCGGATCGAGCGAATCCAGGCTGATATTGAGTCGCGGTTTCCCGGCCTTGATAAGGCCGTCCGCCATCTCCTCGAGCAGCACGCCGTTCGTGGTGATGCTGATGTCTTCTATTCCTGCGAGCCTATTGAGCGATGCGATGAAATCGATGATGCCGCGCCTGACCAGAGGCTCGCCGCCGGTCACACGCACGCGGGAGATCCCGAGCGGCACGGCAAGGGCCACGAGCCGGAGGACCTCTTCATAGGAGAGTATCTCATGGTGGGGCAGCGTCTTCATCCCGGCGCGGGGCTTACAGTAGAAGCAGGAGAGGTTGCACCGGTCGGTGATGGATATCCGGAGATAGTCGATGAGCCGTTTATGAGGGTCGCAGAGCGGCATGCGGCAACTTTACCATAGTGCCGCATGTTCTTCAAGGGATATTTCATTCCGGTTTATGTGCCGGACAAATATGACCTTGACCGGCCGTCCCGTTATTAGTATAATCAAATTGTAGCGGTTCTGCTCACGGTGTGATCGCTTGGAATGTCCTGAGGGCAGTGAAGTATTTTTATGGTGCGGAGAGTTTATGCCGACGACCGGGAAAAGACAACTGTTAGGCAGGGGCAAGGGTCATCTGAGCGCAGCGGACCCGCAATACCGGTTTATCATCTTTCTTCTCGTTGTCCTGGGCGCCTACACCTTTCTCCTGAAGGTTTTCCAGAAACTCGCCGAGATCCTGCAACTTCCCGTTTTTCTCCCTGTCGCGCTGGTCACCCTCCTGTTCTTCGTCGGCATTGTCGGCACGATGTATTCCCATACTTTCGTCGGTCCCATGCAGCGGATACGCAGGATCCTCGAGCAGCTGGTGGAGGGAGAGACCAATATTTCCCTCAGACTGAGGGGTTCGGACGATCCCATGCTGAAGGACCTGGGTAAGGCGGTCAGCCGGTTGTGTGATCACAGCAGGAGCTCCCATGCCCTGATCCGGGAAACCGCCCAGGACCTTTTTGCGGCCATCGAGGCGCTCCGGGAAAAAGTCCGGCAGGGCGCGGCCCTGGAGGAAATTCAGAAGCACGTTGAGGACCTGCGCGCGACGCAGGAGCTCCTGGAAAAAGCGATCAAAGCGTGTGAAAAAAAATAGGGGCGGTCATTATGGCGGAGAGCGGATTCAGAGGCAAAAGCATGAGGGTGGTCGCCATCGATGTCGCCGAAGGCTACGTTTCGGTGAACCCTCTTTTTCTTAAAAAATTCGACAAGGACATGGTCAAGGAACTATACGATCATCTGAACAAGGCGCTTACCAGCACGAGGAACGAGAAAACGGATTTTACCAATATGGTTATCCTTAGAACAAGGAACATGAAGCTCCAGCGCCTGCACAATGCCATGATCATACTCAGAAACATCGCCCGGGAGAAGAGGATCCCGCTGTAGTTGGAAAGACGTAATGAGTAATCAGTAATGAGTAATGAATAAACAGAAATAAAAAAGTGAGGAGCAGATGCAGCCCCTCACAAGGTGTTCGCGAATCATTTCCCACCCACCTATCACCTATCACGGGTGTTCATCATTCCACCGCCACTCCGAACTTTTTCTTGAAATCCGCGGGGCT
This window of the Nitrospirota bacterium genome carries:
- the moaA gene encoding GTP 3',8-cyclase MoaA; amino-acid sequence: MPLCDPHKRLIDYLRISITDRCNLSCFYCKPRAGMKTLPHHEILSYEEVLRLVALAVPLGISRVRVTGGEPLVRRGIIDFIASLNRLAGIEDISITTNGVLLEEMADGLIKAGKPRLNISLDSLDPHTFRKITGSDNYDRVWRGINRAEKLGFFPLKINMVPVRGMNDAEVADFARLTLDRRLHVRFIEYMPIGADDRWRRDSCVPSNEIRAIIEREVGPLKPFFSENSAGPSDNYQLPDARGVIGFISPITRHFCGSCRRLRLTADGKIRPCLLSDTEIDVKSPLRSGCDDAELERLFRLALEIKPDRHYLNETGPGCFQRTMSRIGG
- a CDS encoding DUF4175 domain-containing protein, whose amino-acid sequence is MPTTGKRQLLGRGKGHLSAADPQYRFIIFLLVVLGAYTFLLKVFQKLAEILQLPVFLPVALVTLLFFVGIVGTMYSHTFVGPMQRIRRILEQLVEGETNISLRLRGSDDPMLKDLGKAVSRLCDHSRSSHALIRETAQDLFAAIEALREKVRQGAALEEIQKHVEDLRATQELLEKAIKACEKK